A single window of Channa argus isolate prfri chromosome 12, Channa argus male v1.0, whole genome shotgun sequence DNA harbors:
- the col4a6 gene encoding collagen alpha-6(IV) chain isoform X3, with the protein MKFLICVIAVALAVRSTHGGGEFHEPCGGLDCSGGCRCNPEKGSRGQPGALGKVGSMGAEGQQGNPGPSGPKGEKGHIGLKGPSGPKGDKGPMGVPGFPGTDGVPGHPGVGGSRGLPGLDGCNGTRGDPGLPGFGTGAPGLPGFSGPIGPKGQKGEPRYLPLSDLRGQPGLPGLPGQPGAMGPEGLFGSPGSRGHDGFPGPPGPPGPPGQRGSRSDGHQGDKGDKGDVGLPGPSGTPGDEPLSGEKTLTIYKGDKGAPGPKGVRGFPGNLGQPGAFGYQGETGEKGIPGYPGTRGPPGFNGPPGAPGIQGYSGDSGFPGQPGYTGPKGDQGDPGPPGPPAFISNEVIALQGPTGDSGQRGLPGIRGDQGFPGFPGPSGEPGILTPTFPGNPGFPGSPGPKGEKGNPGIQGYGFEGLPGSTGPPGPAGPPGPPGPASQTDPCIIVSPSGFPGTPGVDGPPGRRGQQGDKGQKGFRGDPGDCECLGGDPIALPGLPGSPGPAGSPGSFGPKGELGDPGTPGFNGIQGLPGRPGEAGYFGQKGQKGEPYYPNQDLAVKGELGAPGPRGPTGETGKPGRDGFPGFPGATGPPGDAGIGTLGEKGFPGFSGPKGRPGNPGEPGVGYAGTPGFAGEPGDPGLPGLPGQPGLPGPRGQLLPCIVPGEEGNPGPSGLPGRPGPKGQPGFPGESGRPGFDGSKGERGDPGFGGQPGQQGFPGPRGDPGVPGIPGQSFDGARGKDGLPGFPGAKGQPGEVLGVTPGSPGLDGLQGAPGDKGQPGTPGGPGAPGFDGRSGVPGSKGERGFDGPPGIPGPPGFPGEPTDTYPGPPGVPGESGLRGPPGFPGQKGKTGHAGFPGPAGMKGEPGPPGFTGSPGPSGPRGPPGKRNRDGFPGIKGEKGEKGFPGLVGFPGLPGRPGQPGFPGVKGLLGDRGGDGFFGGPGFPGLKGERGLPGLPGLPSPPFSNEFLVKGDLGNPGTRGRSGFTGPRGDKGIPGQPGLSGRPGLPGSNGQIKGQSGQPGFPGQPGPPGFPGAKGEPGIMGFPGMSGPKGDDGPPGFPGNSGEYGRPGTKGLPGDTFGIPGGPGPKGQPGDPGFPGGRGSVGSPGHNGSPGSPGFPGTKGVPGETGRPGIMGSSGFPGPKGQSGFPGRRGADGSPGLPGDFGVPGVKGLSGSPGLDGLNGLAGPKGLSGNPGGTVPGQPGDPGFPGLKGEKGFSFPGAPGFLGQKGARGEPGGPGFPGLPGLPGLPGETGRSDIRGPLGNPGFPGLQGEYGQRGPPGPPGPPGPGTVQGNRGDSGLPGFPGSPGTKGESGVPGAPGLPGSYGFKGAQGDSGFRGSPGREGFTGDFGYSGNKGPKGTKGKPGPKGPPGTPLAPKPPEGLYFGDPGFPGEKGISGDYGESGQPGLPGRPGPKGQLGVVGKLGRTGPPGLPGLIGDPGPPGFPGPTGEQGLPGAIGPAGLPGSVGRSHSIGYTLVKHSQNSQVPMCPQGMAKLWDGYSLLYVEGQEKAHNQDLGQPGSCLPRFNTIPFIYCSPNEICYYASRNDKSYWLSTTEPIPMMPVAEEQIRPYISRCSVCEAPSQAVAVHSQDVSIPTCPVGWRSLWIGYSFLMHTAAGAEGGGQSLVSPGSCLEDFRATPFIECNGAKGTCHYFANKYSFWLTTVDPSQEFFYSPAPETLKGGQQRTKVSRCQVCSKIL; encoded by the exons GGTCAACCAGGGGCTCTCGGTAAAGTTGGTTCAATGGGAGCAGAGGGACAACAAGGGAACCCAGGACCATCAGGGCCCAAAGGAGAGAAAGGCCACATTGGATTGAAAGGACCATCTGGCCCCAAAGGAGACAAA GGGCCAATGGGGGTGCCAGGGTTTCCAGGAACTGATGGGGTGCCT GGTCACCCTGGTGTGGGGGGTAGCAGGGGTTTACCAGGACTGGACGGTTGTAATGGGACCAGAGGGGATCCTGGATTGCCTGGCTTTGGGACAGGAGCACCTGGATTGCCTGGATTTTCT GGTCCTATTGGGCCTAAAGGTCAGAAAGGAGAACCTCGATACCTGCCATTAAGTGATCTCAGG GGTCAACCAGGTTTACCAGGACTGCCTGGTCAGCCG GGTGCCATGGGTCCTGAAGGTTTGTTCGGTTCGCCTGGTTCAAGAGGGCATGATGGATTTCCC GGCCCACCTGGTCCTCCTGGTCCCCCAGGCCAGAGG GGAAGCCGTAGTGATGGACATCAAGGAGACAAAGGAGACAAG GGCGACGTGGGTCTTCCAGGACCCAGTGGTACTCCAGGCGACGAGCCGCTAAGTGGCGAAAAAACTCTCACTATCTACAAAGGAGATAAG GGTGCACCTGGCCCAAAAGGAGTCAGAGGTTTCCCTGGAAATCTTGGACAACCT GGGGCCTTTGGCTATCAAGGTGAAACTGGAGAGAAGGGCATTCCAGGATATCCTGGGACAAGA GGTCCACCTGGTTTTAATGGACCTCCTGGTGCTCCAGGAATACAG GGATACAGTGGTGATTCAGGTTTCCCCGGGCAACCAGGATACACGGGACCCAAG GGAGACCAGGGAGACCCCGGCCCCCCTGGGCCCCCTGCTTTCATTTCCAATGAAGTCATTGCGCTTCAAG GTCCAACAGGTGATTCTGGCCAAAGAGGCCTACCTGGTATCCGTGGTGATCAGGGGTTTCCAGGGTTCCCAGGGCCATCAGGCGAGCCAGGAATCCTAACCC CCACATTTCCAGGTAATCCAGGTTTCCCAGGTTCACCAGGCCCAAAGGGAGAGAAAGGTAACCCGGGCATACAAGGCTACGGTTTTGAAGGACTCCCAGGCTCCACTGGACCTCCTGGACCTGCCGGCCCTCCAGGACCTCCAGGCCCTGCCA GCCAGACTGATCCCTGCATCATCGTCAGCCCCTCAG GTTTCCCTGGTACCCCTGGAGTAGACGGGCCACCTGGCCGCAGAGGTCAGCAGGGTGACAAAGGACAAAAAGGCTTTAGag GGGATCCTGGGGACTGTGAATGCCTAGGAGGAGACCCCATTGCATTGCCTGGATTACCTGGATCCCCTGGACCTGCTGGCAGCCCGGGCTCTTTTGGACCAAAGGGTGAACTTGGTGATCCGGGTACACCAGGTTTTAATGGCATTCAGGGACTTCCT GGTCGACCTGGTGAAGCAGGATATTTTGGTCAAAAGGGACAAAAGGGGGAACCTTACTACCCCAACCAAGATTTGGCTGTCAAAGGGGAGCTTGGAGCTCCTGGGCCGAGAGGTCCTACTGGTGAAACTGGAAAACCTGGCAGAGATGGATTTCCTggctttcctggagccactgGACCCCCA GGTGACGCTGGTATTGGCACATTGGGAGAGAAGGGATTCCCAGGGTTTTCAGGGCCCAAGGGTCGTCCAGGCAACCCTGGTGAACCTGGTGTTGGTTATGCTGGAACTCCTGGCTTTGCAGGAGAGCCGGGAGATCCTGGTCTACCTGGGTTGCCAGGGCAACCAGGTTTACCTGGACCAAGAG GCCAACTGCTCCCATGCATTGTACCTGGTGAGGAAGGAAACCCCGGGCCCTCTGGCTTACCTGGACGACCAG GGCCTAAAGGTCAGCCAGGTTTCCCAGGAGAATCAGGACGTCCAGGGTTTGACGGTTccaagggagagagaggagaccCTGGCTTTGGAGGCCAACCTGGACAACAAG GTTTCCCTGGACCCAGAGGGGATCCCGGAGTTCCAGGTATCCCTGGACAGAGTTTTGATGGAGCCAGGGGTAAAGATGGTCTTCCTGGATTTCCTGGAGCTAAAGGCCAGCCTGGAGAGGTACTTGGAGTCACACCTGGATCTCCAGGACTAGATGGTTTACAAGGAGCCCCTGGAGACAAGGGCCAGCCTGGTACACCTGGAGGACCTGGAGCACCTG GTTTTGACGGACGTTCCGGTGTTCCTGGATCGAAGGGAGAACGTGGATTTGACGGCCCACCTGGTATACCTGGTCCTCCTGGATTTCCAGGTGAGCCGACTGATACCTATCCCGGCCCCCCTGGAGTTCCTGGCGAGAGCGGACTAAGAGGACCACCTG GTTTCCCTGGTCAAAAAGGGAAAACAGGACACGCCGGTTTCCCAGGCCCTGCTGGGATGAAAGGAGAGCCAGGACCACCTGGCTTCACTGGGTCACCAGGGCCAAGTGGACCCCGCGGACCTCCAGGAAAAAGAAATAGAGATGGATTTCCAGGAATAAAAGGAGAGAAGG GCGAGAAAGGTTTCCCAGGATTGGTGGGTTTCCCTGGACTTCCAGGGCGTCCTGGTCAACCAGGATTTCCTGGAGTGAAAGGACTGCTTGGAGATCGTGGTGGAGATGGATTTTTCGGTGGACCTGGATTCCCTGGACTTAAAG GTGAGAGAGGTCTTCCTGGGCTTCCCGGCTTGCCTAGTCCGCCTTTCTCAAATGAGTTTTTGGTAAAAGGAGACCTTGGAAACCCTGGGACCAGGGGTCGTTCTGGTTTCACTGGACCCAGAG GTGATAAGGGCATTCCAGGTCAACCTGGTCTTTCCGGCCGGCCTGGACTACCTGGTTCGAATGGCCAGATTAAAGGACAGTCTGGGCAGCCTGGGTTTCCTGGACAGCCGGGACCTCCAGGCTTCCCTGGGGCAAAAGGAGAACCAGGAATCATGGGATTCCCTGGCATGTCTGGACcaaaa gGCGATGATGGTCCACCTGGTTTTCCTGGCAACTCTGGAGAATATGGTCGGCCTGGTACCAAAG GTCTACCTGGAGATACTTTTGGTATTCCTGGAGGTCCAGGACCTAAAGGACAACCAGGAGATCCAGGCTTCCCAG GTGGCCGTGGAAGTGTTGGCTCCCCTGGTCACAACGGCTCTCCAGGAAGTCCAGGTTTCCCTGGAACAAAGGGAGTTCCTGGTGAAACGGGACGCCCTGGAATAATGG GCTCATCTGGTTTCCCTGGGCCAAAGGGTCAGTCTGGCTTTCCTGGAAGAAGAGGAGCAGATGGGTCTCCTGGCCTGCCTGGAGACTTTGGAGTTCCTGGAGTCAAAG GTTTGTCTGGGTCCCCTGGTTTGGACGGACTTAATGGCCTTGCAGGACCGAAAGGCCTCAGTGGAAACCCAG GTGGAACAGTACCAGGTCAACCTGGTGACCCTGGATTTCCAGGGTTGAAAGGGGAGAAAGGCTTCTCCTTTCCTGGTGCTCCAGGCTTCCTGGGACAGAAGGGAGCAAGAGGAGAACCAG GTGGTCCTGGGTTTCCAGGGTTGCCTGGCCTGCCTGGACTTCCTGGTGAGACAGGGAGGTCAGATATTCGTGGACCTTTGGGAAACCCTGGCTTCCCTGGACTGCAAGGAGAGTATG GTCAACGAGGTCCTCCAGGTCCTCCAGGGCCACCTGGCCCAGGTACTGTACAAGGAAACAGAGGTGACTCCGGGCTTCCAGGTTTTCCAGGCTCTCCCGGCACGAAAGGAGAATCAGGAGTTCCTGGAGCCCCTGGACTCCCAGGAAGCTATGGTTTTAAAG gaGCACAGGGTGATTCTGGTTTCAGGGGAAGTCCTGGTCGCGAGGGTTTCACCGGTGACTTTGGTTACTCAGGAAACAAAGGGCCTAAGGGAACTAAAG GAAAACCCGGCCCTAAGGGTCCCCCTGGCACCCCCCTGGCACCTAAACCACCAGAAGGCTTATATTTTGGGGATCCAGGTTTTCCTGGTGAAAAAGGCATTTCTGGTGATTATGGAGAATCCGGTCAGCCTGGACTGCCTGGACGTCCAG GTCCTAAAGGTCAACTTGGTGTTGTGGGTAAATTGGGCAGGACTGGACCTCCTGGTCTGCCTGGACTTATTGGTGACCCTGGACCCCCCGGTTTCCCTGGACCCACTGGAGAAcaag GTCTCCCTGGTGCAATCGGCCCCGCAGGACTCCCCGGCAGTGTCGGCCGAAGTCACAGCATAGGCTACACACTGGTGAAACACAGCCAGAACTCCCAGGTTCCCATGTGTCCTCAGGGAATGGCCAAACTGTGGGACGGATACAGTCTGCTGTATGTGGAAGGACAGGAGAAGGCACACAACCAGGACCTTG GTCAGCCAGGGTCATGCCTGCCCAGGTTCAACACCATCCCCTTCATCTACTGCTCCCCTAACGAGATCTGCTACTATGCCAGCCGCAATGACAAATCGTACTGGCTCTCCACAACTGAACCCATTCCCATGATGCCTGTGGCTGAGGAGCAGATTCGACCTTACATCAGCAG GTGTTCAGTGTGTGAAGCTCCATCTCAGGCCGTGGCGGTCCACAGTCAGGACGTGTCCATACCAACCTGCCCCGTCGGCTGGAGGAGTCTCTGGATCGGATACTCCTTCCTCATG CACACAGCAGCCGGCGCTGAAGGGGGTGGGCAATCCCTGGTGTCTCCTGGCTCCTGTCTAGAAGATTTCCGTGCAACACCCTTCATTGAGTGCAATGGGGCAAAGGGCACCTGCCACTACTTTGCTAATAAGTACAGCTTTTGGCTCACCACTGTGGATCCCAGCCAGGAGTTTTTCTATTCGCCGGCACCTGAGACCCTGAAGGGAGGCCAGCAGCGGACCAAAGTGAGCCGCTGCCAAGTGTGCAGCAAGATCTTGTAG